TAATGTATTTTAATTGATGCAACATCACCTTGTGAGGGGAGAAACAGGATGTGCAAGTGATTATTTCAGGGGCAGATGCATGAGCACTGTTTAATTTCGTCTACCGGTGTCCATGTGGTGTGACGGATTTAAGCCAGaggacggagtgtgtgtgtgtgtgtgtgtgtgtgtgtgtgtgtgtgtgtgtgtgaggcagacCAGTCCTCTGGCACTATTATCCACCAGTGACAGGACCATTACTCTGCCTGCGAAAAGATGGACGCTCCCTGTCAGTGGGCAGTTAATTGTGCGGCGAGATGCATGTGTGCCGCCGGATACCAGTTCCGGGGGCCACTGTCCCATTCATAATCACTGCCTCGTCCCGTTTAATATCAGAGAGCATCAGTGTTCACAATTTCCTGTGaggaaaaaaatgcattattgtgcaGTGCAACTTTTATTGTGgtactttgtttttctttaggcCCTTTGTGTGGAGGTCATTAATTCGGCCTCAGTGTGTGTGGATACATATGGGCCCGTGTTCCAATGTTTTCATTACGTGTTTGCTTGCTTGCGTCCGACTAAGTCGTGGGCGTGCTGACCGTGTTTCCATGTCTTCCTCAGATCAATGGCCAAGATGTACAACACAGAGAAGAAGCAATGGCCGTCCTCTCCAATAACGAGAGCAGGAACATCGTCCTGCTGGTGGCCCGACCTGAGATGCAGGTTAGAAATCGCCACCGACTCAATCACCGACTGTTTGGCACGGGGGAAGAAGGAACGGAACGCACAGATTACAGCCCCGGGGGTTCCTTATTTGCATTATATTTGCTCAGAGTAAACCTTAGCAGCCCGCGGTGGCCAACCGTCCCCTCCACGTGGAAGCCACCACCGAGACGCCtcatcatgttttatttttatgcagCGCCACTGTAATTGACTTCCAACGGTACGCCATAAAAGCTAATGGCATGCTAATGTGGAGTGAGTTCAGGCCCAAGGCCGATGGCGAATAAGCGAAGGCACTCTGCCGCAGTGCAGCGGAGCCGTAGTAGACTCTTTGTAATTAAATGTTTCCCTCGGTAGGAAATCGTAGGTCTTCAGAAATGGATCCCATTTGGCTCACATGGAGCAGACAAACTGAAGATGGGTGGTTTGAgacaaaaaggtcaaaggtggcGGTCTCGAGTCCACTGGCTGGATTTTAAGATCGTAATGTATGTTTTAAAGATGAGGGGTGGCATTTTGTTGGTTAAGTAGGGAGTAAGTAGGTCCTACTTGTTGAGGCTTCCTGTTCCATATTTTATTACCATGCCTGCTTTTTATCCGTCAGAAAATCCAATTCCGGATGCCTAACTAAATTATTTGTTTTGAGACATCACATGGCCTTAGACAGAGACAAATCACACCagctccttcctctttccttctccaTTCACATGTAGCTGGAGGAGGCCTGGCTGGATGATGAGCACAGCGAGTTCCTGGAGCAGCTGAAGATGGAAATGTTAGAGGaacaacagagagaggagatggaacTGGCCGCCctacaggaggagcaggagaatgAGCAGGTCAGACAGCGTCGCATTGCTGGGTTATCGAGTCAAAAGTTGTTGACTGTTCAAATAATACAGCCCATAAAGAATGGATGAGTCCAAAAGCAATAGAAGTAATATTATGAATGCCATGCCACGagtaatgaataaatcaataagTACACTATATTATTCACAGTCCATATTAACTTTATTAACAAATGTATTGTTGTGAAAATAAGCTTTGCCCTTTGAGTTGATTACTACCGAATCTCCAGAGCCCCAAAAAACTGTATTTGGGACAATTCTAAaaagaatgaatatgaatatttatgtaaggggacCGTTGAACCATTTAAATGAGAAACATTAGAAAATCAGAACTTTGAATTTGGTTTTGTAGGGAAAGTAgcacgctaaaaaaaaaaatccatgtcAATGGAACTACAAAGACATGGCGGAGAGGGAACAATCCCTGGAGTACAAGAGCAGTATAACAGGAAATGTAACCCTTCAGGAGAATGCGTCGGCCTCCTTGAACCCTTAATCAGAAAACCACACAGAGTTTAAGAACAGACCccctctcattcattcattcatccaacCATTGACTAgtactgtatgtatgtgtgtaccggtacgtacgtatgtatgtatcaTTGGTAAATGTTTAATCACTTAACACAATTCACAAGCATTCACATTTTATACAAGTTGGAATAATCTaaacatatatttattatttactggTAAGTTTACAGCAAGCGTGTCCCTTTGCTACATATTGTTTGCTTTCTATCCCCCTTTGCAATctgtatctaaaaaaaaaaggacacttcTTTAAAGAATCCTATGTGGCTCATCACAACAAATTAATCAGAATTGTCATAATGTTGCATGATTTCAGGATGTTCTCGTTTCTTATTTTCAGACAGCAGACGATGACAAGCCCACCTGCTCCACACTTCACCATAATCGTATAAAAGACAGAATGGAGAGCTCAGAGGAAAATGTCCTGGCACACATTCAGAAACGTTTGTCGCAGTGCCTGAGAGACAACCGGGACACCGGCTCCACGCGGCCGGAGGACCGAGAGGATGAGGACGACGATGAGACAGGCGGGGACCGATTCCAGCAGCTCTTGGAGCTCAAGTGTCAGATACGCAACAGCGGTGAGTACGACGTGTTCTACAGCCGCCGCAGCACCATCGAGTGCAGCATCGGGGAGCCGGCCGGCGTCCAGCGCGAGCTACGCATGCTCAACGAGGAGCTGCGCAGCATCGAACTCGAATGCCAGAACATCCTGAAGGCCCACAACCTTCGTAAAGGCCAGCAGTCTCCCTCCGCGGGCCACGCGGCGACCAAAAACCAAGGTGACCCGGCGAGGGGCAAGCTGGCTGAGATGAACGAGAGGCTGGAGAAATCGGACAAGGACAGCTCCAGCGCCTACAACACGGCCGAGAGTTCACGCAGCACTCCTCTGGCGATGGACCGCTCCCCGGAGCACTCGCTCCAGAGACTGGTCAGCCTTACCAACCAGAGGAACCTGTGCAGCGGCCTCGCCACCGGCCCGCCCCTCAGCCCGAGCCCTGTCCTTGTCCCCGTCCCAGAGAATAGAAGCAGCCCTGACCACAGCGATGCCCCCGAGTCGAACCAGACTGCCGAGGAGGAGGGCAGGCCGCTGGCCTCCCATATTCCCTACTTCTCTCCATCCCACAGCTCCCAGCAGAGGCAGGTCAACATCCCGGCACATGCCAGCCACTACCAGAGCTACATGCAGCTGATCCAGCAGCGCTCAGCCGTGGAGTACGCCCAGAGCCAGCTCAGCCTGCTCAGTGTCTGCAAGGAGCCTCAAAGGCCCGTTAACGAGCCCAAGATGGAGTGGAAGGTCAAGATCCGCAGCGACGGCACGCGCTACATCACCAAGAGGCCCGTGAGAGACAAGATCCTGAGGGAGCGAGCCCTGAAGATCAAAGAGGAGCGTAGCGGGGGGATGACCACGGATGATGATGCAATGAGTGAGATGAAGATGGGGCGCTACTGGagtaaagaggagaggaagcagcaccTGGTCAGGGCAAAAGAACAGAGGAAAAGACGAGAGTTCATGCAGCGCAGTCGGCTGGAGAGCTTGAAGGAGAACCCTCAGAGCAGCAGTGAGGGACGCAAGGAGGTCAGCATCATAGAGCTGAGtcagaagaagatgatgaagaaacGCAACAAGAAGATCCTGGACAACTGGATGACCATCCAGGAGCTGATGACTCATGGCACCAAGGCCCCCGAGGGAGCCAAGGTGCACAACGCCTTCCTGTCCGTCACTACTGTATAAAAGAAACACACGTTCTACCCCGTGCGGTATAATATACTTGCCTCGTTCAATGTGGCGTTTTTATGAGGACGACCGGAATATTTTTCACACTTTGTAACCCAAAAGGCATTTTGTAAAGAATTTATCAGTGGGGTCATGGCATTTTCTTCATGTTTTTCAGTATGGTttttcacatgaaaaaaaaaaaatcacatttttctaTGAAACGATgactatatcattattttattacttcGCTCTAAACATTTTTATcttttcaattctattttcATATTTATGTTTTAACTATATCCTCAAATGGTTGTATGAGCGTACGAAGAAAAGGAGTTTCTGTACACTTGTCAATTCCAACACAGAAAGAATCTCCTGCCTTTCACTTACGTTTGTAGATCTACTTAATCGTTAAAGCAGAAACCAGTAACTCCATCAATGTTGTCAAGAGGCAGTTGATAATGTTTCAGACTGTCAGTGCTTTAATGTGGACTAAAAGTTTGATATTCACAAAGAATAACCGTTGATTATACCGATAACGTGAAATAGATTATAGATTAAGTGCATTTTACTTAAAACAAATAAGTTAAAATAAGGGACAAATTTCGacattaaaaagggaaaacatcTTACATTCCAAATCATTAGAACGTATAACTTGTATCTGGTAAAGGATTGACCATAACTACATCAAGATTGGGTTGAATTTGGGAAATCTGAATGAATTTACCATTCATCCAATCATCTGAGCCAGTGTTTCACCGTACTGCCATTTCTCTTTTAGGGGAAAGAAATCCTTGGATTTTTACATTATTGAACATTTTAGATGTTATAAGTTCTGGTTTCTGTTAAGTCAAATATATTTtgctcatttttaaaaacatgttaaattCAACACCTCCCATTACAATTAAACTCCACATCTCTTACAAAGATACAAGAAACAATAGGAGGTAACACACCGTGTGGCCACAGGGTTTATGTATATTGTACCTACAGGATTCGGTGGTGTAAATGAACACAAACGTCCCGAAACACTCGGCCTCATTGAAAGAGTTCTGTGTAGCATTTGCAGCTTTGGGTAactttcattttgtattcaaTTTTTATTTCTGACTTAATATTTGGAGTGTCTACATATTCAACATCATATGGACCCGCTCATAGCTCTTACAGTATTTAACATTATCCGCATACACCTTTACTCAGCCAGCCTTAAGAGCAAAAACTGAATCGATGATACGTTTGTGTAGCAAACTGAGTTCATACACAACTAAACTGTCTCTCAATATGTGTATTATTCAGCCTTATTCATACATTGTGTAATTTGAGCTTTTGAGCAACTGGGAAGCATCATAAATATATAATGGTTACTGATTCATGTTTGCAGTCACATTGAACACGTGTTAGGGTGATTGCCACTGAGCAGGACTCAGAAACACAGCATATAAGGTCATTGACAAACTAAACTGGTGAAAAGAATGGGTTTCATTTAACAACAGACTTTATAATCCCGTTACATGTACAGTATACTCATTCTAAATTCCCcatttttaagtgaaatattgtaAACTCAAAATTTCCAACCAATCTCTGTATTTGTTTAGGGTCAATGTCAATGGTCTAATTTTAAAGTAATGCGTAGTTGGCACATTTGTAGCCGGTAAAATGTGTGATAATGGTGATCTTTGCAAAAGGAATGataataaattgtttttattggtaAAACTTAGCTCAGGCTCACGTCTTTTATTTGACAGAGACATTTGTGGAGCACAGAAAAGACGGCGCTGCGTCCTTTGGACTGTGTGGGGAAAGCGTTCAGCAAAGGTTTCAACACATACAGTCCCTCggtaattaaattaagttaTTAATTAAGTTCTAAATTTGTTTCTAACTTGACCCATGGAGCGGCTGGTGAGAACGCTGTGAAAGCAGCAATCCGCTGAGAGCTTCTGAATGCTTAAACAGTACCAAATCTCTGACAAGTCAGTCGggtaaaatgaaataagaaacaCTTGTTCACTGGGCACACAGTCGCTACAGACATCTCCTGAAGAGGGACTTTGTTCTCCCCCCTGCGAGTGCGCTAAGTGCTTCAACAGAAGGAGATTTCAATTAAAATCACCTTACACTTGGATGgctttgtgttcattaaaatgTAGCGACCACTTAATCATTACTATGGCCCCTCGTATGCAGGGGAGAGCTTCTGGGATGCTCTGGTCTGCGGATTATCTCAAGTTGTCAGGGTGCTGTAGCTGAAATTGGAGTGTCATGGATACGTCGCCGCCAGAAGACTCGTCGGTGTTTCCGAGTGACTGAAAACTTGCCCCCTTTTTATGTTTCGAGCAGTTTCTTAAGCCGTCCTGAGACTTTCATACATGTTTTCTTTCCAGTGTAAAATGTTCCTGGTTACCCATCAGCGTAACGTCTTGTGTCTTTGTAGCCGAGCGTTTATTTTCACTGTAATATTGTCAAACTCAATGCAACTCCTGAGAAGATGCTTCGGCCTGGTGGGGTGCATTGGGATACGGGCCCATCGGGTGAGGGGGACGTGACACAAGACCAATAGGCCATCGCTCAGCGTCTCGTATAACTATGAACCACTACTTCATCTGCACGCAGCACTGTTTGCTAATGCCAAGGAGTCACATGCAGCTGTTTCA
The DNA window shown above is from Gasterosteus aculeatus chromosome X, fGasAcu3.hap1.1, whole genome shotgun sequence and carries:
- the LOC120809565 gene encoding PDZ domain-containing RING finger protein 4 isoform X2 produces the protein MGCNLCTLQKREEHYKLLYEIAQVNGKELSKSSHEETVETFHAAKDPVVVQVIRRTPSGRPQEIHVVDVCTQTDITFEHIMALAKLRPSTPPVPDVCPFLLSDSCHSDHTMEQDYYEGTGYLSPAAADGERTEEFEYEEVELCRLNSQEKLGLTLCYRTDEEDDVAIYVSEISPNSIAARDGRIREGDRILQINGQDVQHREEAMAVLSNNESRNIVLLVARPEMQLEEAWLDDEHSEFLEQLKMEMLEEQQREEMELAALQEEQENEQTADDDKPTCSTLHHNRIKDRMESSEENVLAHIQKRLSQCLRDNRDTGSTRPEDREDEDDDETGGDRFQQLLELKCQIRNSGEYDVFYSRRSTIECSIGEPAGVQRELRMLNEELRSIELECQNILKAHNLRKGQQSPSAGHAATKNQGDPARGKLAEMNERLEKSDKDSSSAYNTAESSRSTPLAMDRSPEHSLQRLVSLTNQRNLCSGLATGPPLSPSPVLVPVPENRSSPDHSDAPESNQTAEEEGRPLASHIPYFSPSHSSQQRQVNIPAHASHYQSYMQLIQQRSAVEYAQSQLSLLSVCKEPQRPVNEPKMEWKVKIRSDGTRYITKRPVRDKILRERALKIKEERSGGMTTDDDAMSEMKMGRYWSKEERKQHLVRAKEQRKRREFMQRSRLESLKENPQSSSEGRKEVSIIELSQKKMMKKRNKKILDNWMTIQELMTHGTKAPEGAKVHNAFLSVTTV
- the LOC120809565 gene encoding PDZ domain-containing RING finger protein 4 isoform X1, whose amino-acid sequence is MSQEKQRQLRRAGPTFSARVSLLRARNGTSPKLLVRQTSVTFRAPGAMESQSGPGSRPRGGGVRPAARGLSSEDSDTEGHCRVDALVERSAALEHESRMARLRWNRREQSLLARVSTLQNEAQLSALRYQRRLRQHMLHIQGIAQQVTGYCERDAPRSQMLDTAAWAEGEPRAAAEVNGKELSKSSHEETVETFHAAKDPVVVQVIRRTPSGRPQEIHVVDVCTQTDITFEHIMALAKLRPSTPPVPDVCPFLLSDSCHSDHTMEQDYYEGTGYLSPAAADGERTEEFEYEEVELCRLNSQEKLGLTLCYRTDEEDDVAIYVSEISPNSIAARDGRIREGDRILQINGQDVQHREEAMAVLSNNESRNIVLLVARPEMQLEEAWLDDEHSEFLEQLKMEMLEEQQREEMELAALQEEQENEQTADDDKPTCSTLHHNRIKDRMESSEENVLAHIQKRLSQCLRDNRDTGSTRPEDREDEDDDETGGDRFQQLLELKCQIRNSGEYDVFYSRRSTIECSIGEPAGVQRELRMLNEELRSIELECQNILKAHNLRKGQQSPSAGHAATKNQGDPARGKLAEMNERLEKSDKDSSSAYNTAESSRSTPLAMDRSPEHSLQRLVSLTNQRNLCSGLATGPPLSPSPVLVPVPENRSSPDHSDAPESNQTAEEEGRPLASHIPYFSPSHSSQQRQVNIPAHASHYQSYMQLIQQRSAVEYAQSQLSLLSVCKEPQRPVNEPKMEWKVKIRSDGTRYITKRPVRDKILRERALKIKEERSGGMTTDDDAMSEMKMGRYWSKEERKQHLVRAKEQRKRREFMQRSRLESLKENPQSSSEGRKEVSIIELSQKKMMKKRNKKILDNWMTIQELMTHGTKAPEGAKVHNAFLSVTTV